Within Nocardioides rotundus, the genomic segment AACCTCGGCCGGCAGCGGGCGGAGGCGTCCGTGGACGCGCTCGATCCGGCACGCGTCGATGGCCAGGGCTGCGGGAACCTGGTCGAGTCCTACGCCCGGGACCGGTAGAGTCGACGGCGTGAGCAGCACTCGGCGATTTCCGTGCCCCGGACCGACGCGCGGTCCGGGAGCCGCCTGAGCGCTTCCGCCTCGCCGACGGATCCGGGGGAGCACGCCCACCCCGCCACTCCTAGAATGCGCGCGTCCGCCGTCCGCGCAAGAGAGGGAGCCATGTCCGGCCCCAACACCGACTACGACCCGGTCGAGGTCACCCCGCTGCAGGCCGAGGAGGTCCAGCGGATGCGCGAGGAGGCGCTGGCCGCCGTCGAGGCCGCCACCGACCTCGCCGAGCTCAAGCAGGCCCGCCTGGACCACGCCGGCGACCGGTCCCCGCTGGCCCTGGCCAACCGGGAGATCGGCGCCCTGCCGCCGCAGGCCCGCAAGGAGGCCGGCCAGCGGGTCGGCCAGGCGCGCGGCGCGGTCAACCAGGCGATCAAGGCGCGCGAGGCGGTGCTCGAGGCCGAGCACGAGGAGCGGATGCTCGCCGTCGAGACCGTCGACGTCACGCTGCCGGCCCGGCGTACCCATCGCGGGTCCCGGCACCCGCTCACCACCGCGGCCGATCTGATCGCGGACATCTTCGTCGCGATGGGCTGGGAGGTCGCCGAGGGGCCGGTCGTCGAGGCCGAGTGGCTCAACTTCGACGCGCTCAACCTCGGCGCCGACCACCCGGCGCGGACCATGCAGGACACCTTCTGGACCGAGCCGGCCGACCACCACCTGGTGCTGCGCACCCACACCTCGCCGGTGCAGGCGCGCACGATGCTCACCCAGGAGCCGCCGATCTACGTCGTGTGTCCGGGCCGGGTGTTCCGCACCGACGAGTACGACGCCACGCACAGCCCGATGTTCCACCAGGTCGAGGGCCTCGTGGTCGACGAGGGCATCACCATGGCCCACCTCAAGGGCACGCTGGACCACTTCGCCACCGCGATGTTCGGCGAGGGGATCGACACGCGCTTCCGGCCGTCGTAC encodes:
- the pheS gene encoding phenylalanine--tRNA ligase subunit alpha, yielding MSGPNTDYDPVEVTPLQAEEVQRMREEALAAVEAATDLAELKQARLDHAGDRSPLALANREIGALPPQARKEAGQRVGQARGAVNQAIKAREAVLEAEHEERMLAVETVDVTLPARRTHRGSRHPLTTAADLIADIFVAMGWEVAEGPVVEAEWLNFDALNLGADHPARTMQDTFWTEPADHHLVLRTHTSPVQARTMLTQEPPIYVVCPGRVFRTDEYDATHSPMFHQVEGLVVDEGITMAHLKGTLDHFATAMFGEGIDTRFRPSYFPFTEPSAEVDLRCFVCKGVPGKVEVCRTCKGEGWIEWGGCGVVNPRVLVAAGIDPERYTGFAFGMGIDRTLMFRTGASDLRDFFEGDVRFSSSFGTEI